The bacterium genome includes a region encoding these proteins:
- the kdpB gene encoding potassium-transporting ATPase subunit KdpB: MSKKNEASSGILDRSFLKQAVVDSFRKLNPRTQIRNPVMFVVFVGSILTTLLFAQAIVGTGEAPAGFIFAISLWLWITVLFANFAEAVAEGRGRAQAATLRSARRDVPAKKLSSPQREAKYTLVPAIQLTKDDVFLVEVGDLIPSDGEVIEGVASIDESAITGESAPVIRESGGDRSSVTGGTRVLSDWLVVRVTAKPGESFLDKMIAMVEGAKRQKTPNEIALNIFLAAMTIIFLLVTATLLPYSIYSVQEAGSGSVITITALVALLVCLAPTTIGALLSAIGIAGMNRLSQANVMAMSGRAVEAAGDVNVLLLDKTGTITLGNRQATAFITANGAKESELADAAQMASLADETPEGRSIVVLAKEKYGIREREIAKLGARFLTFSANTRMSGVDLNGKEIRKGAADAIEKYVAQKGGLFPQDVRDTVNRVAQTGGTPLVVAEDSRVLGVIQLKDIVKGGIQERFAQLRRIGIKTVMITGDNPITAAAIAAEAGVDSFLAEATPEAKLKLIRQYQSEGHLVAMCGDGTNDAPALAQADVAVAMNSGTQAAKEAGNMVDLDSNPTKLIEVTQIGKQLLMTRGALTTFSITNDVAKYFAIIPAAFATTYPALNALNIMHLASPQSAILSAVMFNAIIIVFLIPLALKGVKYRLMPASQALRRNLLVYGVGGLLVPFLGIKVIDLIISGFGIL, encoded by the coding sequence ATGTCGAAGAAAAATGAAGCATCGAGTGGCATTCTTGATCGCTCCTTTTTGAAACAGGCGGTGGTCGATTCCTTTCGCAAGTTGAATCCTCGCACCCAAATCCGGAATCCTGTGATGTTTGTAGTATTCGTCGGAAGTATACTGACGACACTGCTTTTTGCACAAGCAATAGTTGGAACCGGCGAAGCACCTGCCGGGTTCATTTTCGCAATCTCCCTGTGGTTGTGGATTACTGTCCTATTCGCCAACTTCGCGGAAGCGGTCGCCGAAGGCAGGGGACGAGCACAAGCCGCTACACTGCGGAGTGCGCGGCGCGATGTTCCTGCAAAAAAACTATCTTCGCCACAACGCGAAGCAAAGTACACTTTAGTCCCGGCGATACAACTCACCAAAGATGATGTTTTTTTAGTCGAAGTTGGTGACCTAATTCCTTCCGATGGTGAAGTGATCGAAGGAGTAGCATCGATCGACGAAAGTGCGATAACCGGAGAAAGTGCACCGGTAATTCGCGAAAGCGGCGGCGACCGCAGTTCGGTTACCGGCGGCACACGGGTACTGTCGGATTGGTTGGTTGTTCGTGTAACTGCCAAGCCTGGTGAGTCTTTTCTTGATAAAATGATTGCTATGGTAGAAGGGGCAAAACGGCAAAAGACTCCCAACGAAATTGCGCTCAACATTTTTCTCGCGGCAATGACCATCATTTTTTTATTGGTAACGGCAACGCTCTTGCCCTATTCAATTTATAGTGTACAAGAAGCGGGGTCGGGCAGTGTTATTACCATCACCGCATTGGTTGCCTTACTGGTTTGTCTGGCACCGACCACAATTGGCGCACTGCTATCCGCTATCGGCATCGCCGGAATGAACCGGCTAAGTCAAGCGAATGTAATGGCAATGTCCGGTCGTGCCGTCGAAGCGGCGGGAGACGTCAATGTGCTGCTATTAGATAAAACTGGCACGATCACTTTAGGCAACCGGCAAGCAACCGCCTTCATTACGGCGAACGGTGCGAAAGAGAGTGAGCTTGCTGATGCCGCACAAATGGCATCACTGGCGGATGAAACTCCGGAGGGGAGAAGTATCGTTGTATTGGCGAAAGAAAAGTATGGTATCCGGGAACGGGAAATCGCAAAACTCGGAGCGCGGTTTTTAACGTTTTCGGCGAATACCCGGATGAGTGGCGTTGATTTGAACGGTAAGGAAATACGAAAAGGTGCTGCCGACGCGATTGAAAAATATGTCGCGCAAAAAGGTGGACTGTTTCCCCAAGACGTTCGCGATACCGTCAACCGGGTCGCACAAACGGGTGGAACGCCTTTGGTGGTAGCGGAGGACAGTCGGGTACTGGGCGTCATTCAATTGAAGGACATTGTCAAAGGTGGGATTCAGGAACGGTTTGCCCAATTGCGAAGGATTGGCATCAAGACAGTGATGATCACTGGCGACAACCCGATTACTGCCGCGGCAATCGCTGCGGAAGCCGGTGTAGACAGTTTTCTGGCGGAAGCGACTCCTGAAGCGAAACTAAAGTTAATTCGACAGTATCAATCCGAAGGGCATCTGGTAGCAATGTGTGGCGACGGTACAAACGACGCCCCAGCATTGGCGCAAGCGGATGTCGCAGTCGCTATGAATTCCGGTACGCAGGCGGCGAAGGAAGCTGGGAACATGGTCGATTTGGATTCCAATCCAACAAAGTTGATCGAAGTAACCCAAATCGGCAAACAGCTTTTAATGACCCGTGGCGCGTTAACCACTTTTAGTATCACAAATGATGTTGCGAAGTACTTTGCCATCATTCCGGCGGCATTTGCCACAACGTATCCAGCATTAAATGCATTAAACATTATGCATCTCGCTTCTCCGCAAAGCGCGATTCTATCGGCTGTGATGTTCAATGCAATCATCATCGTTTTTCTGATACCACTCGCATTAAAAGGGGTGAAGTATCGGCTGATGCCCGCCTCGCAAGCGCTGCGTCGCAACCTGTTGGTGTATGGCGTCGGCGGATTGCTCGTTCCGTTCCTTGGCATCAAGGTTATCGATTTAATCATTTCTGGTTTTGGTATACTCTAA
- the kdpA gene encoding potassium-transporting ATPase subunit KdpA: MPPLEYLQIGIFLVSLLLLAKPLGIYIARVYSSEYTSLNRVLQPIERLIYRITQVDQSQEMSWKSYTIVLLLFNLFGFIALFAMLLLQGMLPLNPQQFGMVQIALAFNTAVSFVTNTNWQAYGGETTMSYFSQMVGLGVQNFVSAATGMAAMAALIRGLARKTATTLGNFWVDLVRSTLYVLLPLSFVLAVALIWQGVPQTFQSYQSVQLVEAIPDTSGSATTHQTLPLGPAASQIAIKQLGTNGGGFFNVNSAHPFENPTPLSNLLEMLVILLIPAALCFTFGKMVGDKRQGNALLIVMFVLLLGFLAVAVEQEVTGNPRLTTLGVDQSSTDQQPGGNMEGKEVRFGVVNSAIWATATTAVSNGSVNAMHDSFTPLGGLAPMLLMQLGEIVFGGVGSGLYGMLIFVIVAVFIAGLMVGRTPEYLGKKIEAFEMKMASIVLLVPIALVLIGTAIAVLLPAAKASVYNPGAHGFSEILYAFSSAANNNGSAFGGLSANTNFYNVALGIAMMLGRFMVIIPVLAIAGSMVQKRSVPAGPGTFPTHGWLFVVVLSAVILVVGALSFFPALALGPIVEHLQLWQ; the protein is encoded by the coding sequence ATGCCACCTTTAGAATACTTACAGATCGGCATATTCTTAGTGTCGTTACTGCTGCTTGCCAAGCCGCTTGGCATCTACATCGCACGAGTGTACTCAAGCGAATACACATCGCTCAACCGTGTATTGCAACCCATCGAACGATTGATTTACCGGATTACTCAAGTAGATCAATCGCAGGAAATGAGTTGGAAAAGTTACACGATAGTCTTGCTGCTGTTCAATTTGTTTGGATTCATTGCGTTGTTTGCGATGCTCTTGTTGCAAGGCATGCTTCCCCTCAATCCGCAGCAATTTGGAATGGTTCAAATCGCACTTGCATTCAATACTGCCGTCAGTTTTGTTACGAATACCAATTGGCAGGCATATGGTGGCGAAACGACGATGAGTTACTTCTCCCAAATGGTGGGATTGGGTGTACAGAATTTCGTATCGGCGGCAACCGGCATGGCGGCAATGGCTGCGCTCATCCGCGGGTTAGCGCGAAAGACAGCAACCACTTTGGGAAACTTTTGGGTAGATCTGGTACGCTCCACGCTCTATGTATTACTGCCGTTGTCATTTGTTCTTGCCGTTGCATTAATCTGGCAAGGTGTACCACAAACATTTCAATCTTATCAATCGGTTCAACTGGTCGAGGCGATCCCCGACACCTCCGGCTCTGCGACCACACACCAGACACTCCCATTAGGACCTGCTGCATCGCAAATCGCGATCAAGCAGTTAGGCACGAACGGCGGTGGTTTCTTCAACGTGAACTCAGCCCATCCGTTTGAGAACCCGACTCCGTTATCGAATCTGTTAGAAATGCTTGTAATTCTCCTGATTCCGGCGGCTTTGTGTTTCACATTTGGCAAGATGGTAGGCGATAAACGGCAAGGCAATGCGTTGCTGATAGTAATGTTTGTATTGCTGCTCGGATTTCTTGCGGTTGCAGTAGAGCAGGAAGTTACCGGGAATCCTCGTCTTACCACTTTAGGAGTCGATCAATCTTCGACAGATCAACAACCGGGTGGTAACATGGAAGGGAAGGAAGTGCGGTTCGGTGTGGTTAATTCGGCTATCTGGGCGACGGCAACCACTGCGGTGTCGAACGGTTCGGTCAATGCGATGCACGATTCCTTTACACCTTTGGGTGGATTAGCGCCGATGTTGCTGATGCAGTTGGGGGAAATTGTGTTTGGCGGTGTCGGATCAGGTCTCTACGGCATGCTCATATTCGTCATCGTCGCGGTGTTTATCGCAGGATTGATGGTTGGTCGAACACCGGAATACTTAGGGAAGAAAATCGAAGCGTTTGAGATGAAAATGGCGTCGATTGTTCTACTGGTTCCCATCGCGCTGGTACTGATCGGTACCGCAATCGCGGTATTGTTACCGGCTGCGAAAGCTTCGGTTTACAATCCCGGTGCGCATGGATTCAGCGAGATTCTTTACGCGTTTTCTTCGGCGGCAAACAACAACGGCAGCGCATTCGGCGGACTATCGGCGAACACCAATTTCTACAATGTCGCTTTAGGAATTGCGATGATGCTCGGTCGATTTATGGTGATTATTCCCGTATTGGCGATTGCCGGTTCGATGGTGCAAAAGCGAAGCGTTCCCGCAGGTCCCGGCACTTTTCCGACTCACGGTTGGCTGTTCGTAGTTGTTTTGTCGGCGGTAATTCTGGTTGTCGGTGCGCTTAGCTTTTTTCCTGCGTTAGCGTTAGGTCCAATCGTTGAACATTTGCAGTTGTGGCAATAG